One segment of Streptomyces sp. NBC_01463 DNA contains the following:
- a CDS encoding Dyp-type peroxidase, with product MPETTEERAAAQPVVAPLTSAALILVATIEPGGEPAVREALPDLAAFARSIGFRFPDAGLVCVTGFGSAAWDRLFSGPRPASLHPFQELRGPRHHAPATPGDLLFHIRAERMDVCWEWASQLLDRLGAAVKVVDETHGFRYLDHRDLLGFVDGTENPVGDEARSAALVGDEDPDFAGGSYVVVQKYLHDLTSWNTLSTEEQERVIGRTKLTDIELADDVKPADSHVALNTITDPDGTERDILRANMPFGNFGQGEFGTYFIGYAADPDVTERMLRNMFLGDPPGTHDRILDFSTAVTGTLFHAPGADFLGAPPPSPASVAAAPRPEPASAPVAGAVVTPVARDGSLRIGSLQESVQ from the coding sequence ATGCCCGAGACCACCGAGGAGCGGGCCGCGGCGCAGCCCGTCGTCGCGCCGCTGACCAGTGCGGCCCTGATCCTGGTCGCCACGATCGAGCCAGGCGGTGAACCGGCCGTCCGTGAGGCGCTGCCGGACCTGGCGGCGTTCGCCCGCTCCATCGGGTTCCGCTTCCCGGATGCCGGACTGGTCTGTGTGACCGGGTTCGGCTCCGCCGCCTGGGACCGGCTGTTCTCCGGCCCGCGGCCGGCCTCGCTGCACCCGTTCCAGGAGTTGCGCGGGCCCCGGCATCACGCCCCCGCGACCCCGGGCGACCTGCTGTTCCACATCCGGGCCGAGCGGATGGACGTGTGCTGGGAGTGGGCGTCGCAGCTGCTGGACCGGCTGGGCGCCGCGGTGAAGGTCGTCGACGAGACGCACGGGTTCCGGTACCTCGACCACAGGGATCTGCTCGGGTTCGTCGACGGTACCGAGAACCCGGTGGGCGACGAGGCCCGCTCGGCGGCCCTGGTGGGGGACGAGGACCCGGATTTCGCGGGCGGCAGCTATGTCGTCGTACAGAAGTACCTGCACGACCTCACCTCGTGGAACACCTTGTCGACCGAGGAGCAGGAGCGGGTGATCGGGCGGACCAAGCTCACGGACATCGAGCTCGCCGACGACGTCAAGCCCGCCGACTCGCACGTCGCGCTGAACACCATCACCGATCCGGACGGCACGGAGCGCGACATCCTGCGTGCCAACATGCCGTTCGGGAACTTCGGGCAGGGCGAGTTCGGTACGTACTTCATCGGGTACGCCGCCGACCCCGACGTCACCGAACGGATGCTCCGCAACATGTTCCTCGGTGATCCTCCCGGCACCCACGACCGCATCCTCGACTTCTCGACCGCGGTCACCGGCACGCTCTTCCACGCCCCCGGCGCCGACTTCCTCGGCGCACCGCCCCCGTCGCCCGCCTCCGTCGCGGCCGCTCCCCGGCCGGAGCCGGCGTCCGCGCCGGTGGCCGGGGCCGTGGTCACGCCGGTGGCCCGGGACGGTTCGCTGCGCATCGGCAGCCTGCAAGAAAGCGTCCAGTGA
- a CDS encoding family 1 encapsulin nanocompartment shell protein, protein MNNLHRELAPVTQAAWDQIEEEARRTFSRHLAGRRVVDVSGPEGPQLAAVGDGHLRDIDPPTPDVLARARTSMPVIEWRVPFSVTRAAVDDVERGSDDSDWQPVKDAARTCAFAEDMAIIDGYAAAGIAGLRDGSSHTPLPLPADARDYPATVSQALTRLRLAGVDGPYRLLLGADAFTEATETSDHGYPVSTHLARLLDDQILWAPAVAGGVLLSTRGGDFELCLGEDLSIGYLDHDATDIRLYFHQSFTFRMLTPEAVVPIIA, encoded by the coding sequence ATGAACAACCTCCACCGCGAACTCGCCCCTGTCACCCAGGCCGCCTGGGACCAGATCGAAGAGGAGGCCCGGCGCACCTTCAGCCGTCATCTCGCCGGGCGCCGCGTCGTCGACGTCAGCGGTCCGGAGGGTCCGCAGCTGGCGGCGGTCGGCGACGGGCATCTGCGGGACATCGATCCGCCCACCCCCGACGTCCTCGCCCGGGCCCGTACGTCGATGCCGGTCATCGAGTGGCGGGTGCCGTTCAGCGTGACGCGGGCGGCCGTCGACGACGTCGAGCGCGGCTCGGACGACAGTGACTGGCAGCCCGTCAAGGACGCGGCCCGCACCTGTGCGTTCGCCGAGGACATGGCGATCATCGACGGCTACGCCGCGGCCGGGATCGCCGGGCTGCGGGACGGTTCCTCGCACACACCGCTGCCGTTGCCCGCCGATGCCCGCGACTATCCGGCGACGGTGAGCCAGGCGCTGACCCGGCTGCGGCTCGCCGGTGTCGACGGACCGTACCGGCTGCTGCTGGGAGCGGACGCGTTCACGGAGGCGACCGAGACGTCCGACCACGGATATCCCGTCTCCACGCATCTGGCCCGGCTGCTGGACGACCAGATCCTGTGGGCGCCCGCTGTCGCGGGCGGGGTGCTGCTGTCCACCCGGGGCGGCGACTTCGAGCTGTGCCTGGGCGAGGACCTGTCCATCGGATACCTGGACCACGACGCGACCGACATCCGGCTGTACTTCCACCAGTCGTTCACCTTCCGGATGCTGACCCCCGAGGCGGTCGTCCCGATCATCGCCTGA
- a CDS encoding helix-turn-helix domain-containing protein, which produces MTSSTPHSPEPAIALREVLAFDDSGTLRAVLVPAGPDAGVRGVAVGDEGAAQPLDGCLVLVVGAPAASAGAADAVREAARHGASGVVLRDTPGVATAPEVLAAAEETGIALLTRAEWATWADTAALLRSALVCARAGLDDGAPGIAASGAESLTALADAVAADTGGSITIEDTRFRVLAHSATGPEADGLRRSTILGGRVPRWRVAELRRSGMLRLLWTSRDVIHRAADADGPERLIIAVRSGPEVLGSIWAAADGRALSPHASGALRRAAEVAAPLLVRHRLRESGAVRRRELALRGLLDGDGDARTHAWSLGLSPDAACAVVVVDRDAAAPAGDRTLDVLALHAVSYRPSVQVLRDGDRLFALLPVGVGRERDALGLARELATLAPSLPGGVPVLAGAGPVAATALRVRASCEEAALIVRVLRERAARADGAGPDRYADAAAVGPSLDVVRVLDAVRPVWEAGGGPVHELVRADLAAGGELVRTLSAYLDASGDVARAAARLMVHPNTLRYRLRRVRERFGVDLDDPDTRLLITLAVRLTG; this is translated from the coding sequence ATGACGAGCAGTACGCCCCACTCGCCGGAGCCCGCGATCGCGCTGCGCGAGGTCCTGGCCTTCGACGACAGCGGAACCTTGCGGGCCGTGCTGGTCCCGGCCGGCCCCGATGCCGGGGTACGGGGTGTGGCGGTCGGTGACGAGGGCGCCGCGCAGCCGCTCGACGGGTGTCTGGTGCTGGTCGTCGGTGCCCCGGCGGCCTCCGCCGGGGCCGCCGACGCGGTGCGCGAGGCCGCCCGGCACGGCGCGTCGGGGGTGGTGCTGCGCGACACGCCGGGGGTGGCCACGGCGCCGGAGGTGCTGGCCGCCGCCGAGGAGACGGGCATCGCCCTGCTGACGCGTGCCGAGTGGGCCACCTGGGCGGACACCGCCGCCCTGTTGCGATCGGCGCTGGTGTGCGCGCGGGCGGGCCTCGACGACGGGGCGCCGGGCATCGCGGCGAGCGGTGCGGAGAGCCTGACCGCGCTCGCCGACGCCGTCGCCGCGGACACCGGCGGCTCGATCACCATCGAGGACACCCGGTTCCGGGTGCTGGCCCACTCCGCCACCGGGCCGGAGGCGGACGGGCTGCGCCGGTCGACGATCCTGGGCGGCCGGGTGCCGCGGTGGCGGGTCGCCGAGCTGCGCCGGAGCGGGATGCTGCGGCTCCTGTGGACGTCCCGGGACGTGATCCACCGCGCCGCGGACGCCGACGGCCCCGAACGCCTGATCATCGCGGTCCGCAGCGGCCCCGAGGTGCTCGGCTCCATCTGGGCCGCCGCGGACGGGCGCGCCCTGTCCCCGCACGCATCGGGCGCGCTGCGCCGGGCGGCGGAGGTCGCCGCGCCCCTCCTGGTCCGGCACCGGCTGCGCGAGAGCGGGGCGGTGCGGCGCCGGGAGCTCGCGCTGCGCGGTCTGCTGGACGGGGACGGGGACGCCCGCACCCATGCCTGGTCGCTGGGGCTGTCACCCGACGCGGCCTGTGCGGTGGTGGTCGTCGACCGCGACGCCGCGGCGCCGGCGGGCGACCGCACGCTCGATGTCCTCGCGCTGCACGCCGTGTCGTACCGGCCCTCGGTGCAGGTGCTGCGCGACGGTGACCGGCTGTTCGCGCTGCTGCCCGTCGGCGTGGGCCGGGAGCGGGACGCGCTGGGCCTGGCCAGGGAGCTCGCGACACTCGCCCCGTCGCTGCCCGGCGGCGTACCGGTGCTGGCGGGTGCCGGTCCGGTGGCGGCCACCGCGCTGCGGGTGCGGGCCTCGTGCGAGGAGGCCGCGCTGATCGTACGGGTACTGCGGGAACGGGCGGCCCGTGCGGACGGGGCCGGTCCCGACCGGTACGCGGACGCTGCGGCTGTCGGCCCTTCGCTGGATGTCGTGCGGGTGCTGGACGCGGTCCGGCCGGTGTGGGAGGCGGGCGGCGGGCCGGTGCACGAGCTGGTGCGGGCCGATCTGGCGGCGGGCGGTGAGCTGGTCCGTACCCTGTCCGCCTACCTCGACGCGTCGGGCGACGTGGCCCGGGCGGCGGCCCGGCTCATGGTGCATCCCAACACGCTGCGGTACCGGCTGCGGCGCGTCCGGGAGCGGTTCGGGGTGGACCTGGACGACCCCGACACCCGGCTGCTGATCACGCTCGCCGTCCGCCTCACCGGATAG
- a CDS encoding diaminopimelate decarboxylase — translation MSLSPFPCAPSSSVRVAAAVRHAVATGLLGESGPVAGFVDTDGVRDSVAALHEAFAGVPGVLHTFAAKAASLVPVLRLLAECGMGCEVASPGELRIALDAGFAPSRIVLDSPAKTREEIRRALALGVALNADNLDEVDRIASLRPSNAASVVGLRVNPQVGGGSIGAMSTATATSKFGVALRDPGARERVVEAFAAHPWLTRLHAHVGSQGCSLELIAAGIGETYRLAEEINTLLGRRQITGLDIGGGLPVNFADDEVRPTFAAYAAALRAAVPGLFDGRYELVTEFGRSLLAKNGFIGALVEYTKDAGGRRIALTHAGAQTATRTVFMPDAWPLRVGAFGSDGRPKAGPSLVQDIAGPCCFAGDVVAHARELPELREGDYVVLYDTGAYYFSTPWAYNSLPRPAVYGFRTEAGPDGPSVRFAAVRDAQSLDSISAESGLAHADALLHFPS, via the coding sequence ATGAGCCTTTCCCCGTTCCCCTGCGCCCCTTCCTCCTCCGTGCGTGTCGCGGCCGCGGTCCGCCACGCCGTCGCGACCGGTCTGCTCGGTGAGTCCGGCCCGGTCGCCGGGTTCGTGGACACGGACGGGGTACGCGACTCCGTCGCCGCACTCCACGAGGCGTTCGCGGGGGTGCCCGGGGTGCTCCACACGTTCGCCGCGAAGGCGGCGTCGCTCGTGCCCGTGCTGCGGCTCCTGGCGGAGTGCGGCATGGGCTGCGAGGTGGCGAGCCCGGGCGAGCTGCGGATCGCGCTCGACGCCGGGTTCGCGCCGTCCCGGATCGTCCTCGACTCCCCCGCCAAGACGCGTGAGGAGATCCGCCGGGCGCTGGCGCTCGGGGTGGCGCTCAACGCCGACAACCTCGACGAGGTGGACCGGATCGCCTCGCTGCGGCCCTCGAACGCGGCGTCCGTCGTCGGGCTCCGGGTCAACCCCCAGGTGGGCGGCGGGTCCATCGGTGCGATGAGCACGGCGACGGCCACCTCCAAGTTCGGCGTGGCGCTGCGCGATCCCGGCGCGCGCGAGCGGGTCGTCGAGGCGTTCGCGGCGCACCCGTGGCTGACCCGGCTGCACGCCCACGTCGGTTCGCAGGGCTGCTCCCTGGAGCTGATCGCGGCGGGCATCGGCGAGACGTACCGGCTGGCCGAGGAGATCAACACCCTGCTCGGCCGCCGGCAGATCACCGGACTCGACATCGGCGGCGGCCTCCCGGTCAACTTCGCCGACGACGAGGTCCGGCCCACCTTCGCCGCCTATGCGGCGGCCCTGCGCGCGGCGGTGCCGGGGCTGTTCGACGGGCGGTACGAACTCGTCACCGAGTTCGGCAGGTCGCTGCTGGCCAAGAACGGTTTCATCGGCGCGCTGGTGGAGTACACGAAGGACGCCGGGGGCCGCCGGATCGCGCTCACGCACGCGGGTGCCCAGACCGCCACCCGTACCGTCTTCATGCCGGACGCCTGGCCGCTGCGGGTCGGCGCGTTCGGCTCCGACGGGCGACCGAAGGCCGGACCGTCGCTCGTGCAGGACATCGCGGGCCCGTGCTGCTTCGCCGGGGACGTCGTCGCGCACGCCAGGGAGCTGCCCGAACTGCGGGAGGGCGACTACGTGGTGCTGTACGACACCGGCGCGTACTACTTCTCCACGCCATGGGCCTACAACAGTCTGCCGCGGCCCGCGGTGTACGGATTCCGCACGGAGGCGGGTCCGGACGGGCCCTCGGTCCGTTTCGCCGCGGTGCGCGACGCCCAGTCGCTGGACTCGATCTCGGCGGAGAGCGGTCTGGCCCACGCGGACGCGCTGCTCCACTTTCCTTCCTGA
- a CDS encoding MarR family transcriptional regulator has protein sequence MSNAPEGPTPGFLVWRLSMKWRVAMDRALGPLGLTHAQYSVLGSLLGMQRSGLRPSQRALADHTGLEALYVSKLARSLEAAGLVERATDPADTRAVRLSLTDEGLAVAGRAVDVVRELVDGLLTPLGGLDGPGTEAFTQTLTALLDVPVPAVSASSTEESS, from the coding sequence ATGAGCAACGCACCTGAGGGTCCGACCCCCGGCTTCCTGGTCTGGCGCCTGTCGATGAAGTGGCGGGTGGCCATGGACCGGGCACTGGGGCCGCTCGGGCTGACGCACGCGCAGTACTCCGTACTGGGGTCGCTGCTGGGAATGCAGCGGTCGGGGCTGCGGCCCAGCCAGCGCGCCCTGGCCGACCACACCGGGCTCGAAGCGCTCTACGTCTCGAAGCTGGCGCGCAGCCTGGAGGCGGCCGGCCTCGTCGAGCGGGCCACCGACCCCGCGGACACCCGCGCCGTCCGGCTCTCCCTGACCGACGAGGGCCTCGCGGTCGCCGGCCGCGCGGTCGACGTGGTGCGCGAACTCGTCGACGGGCTGCTCACACCCCTGGGCGGCCTGGACGGCCCGGGCACCGAGGCCTTCACCCAGACACTCACGGCACTGCTCGATGTGCCGGTTCCCGCAGTCTCCGCTTCGTCCACCGAGGAGTCATCATGA
- a CDS encoding arylsulfatase: MSLALLHTSPAHVPVFDALRDAHHPGLVLRHLVHKDLLDRAGESGPETVAADVEALVADAVAEGAAAVLCTCSTLGGVAESVGVRLGVPVLRVDRPMAAAAVRAGRVTVLAAHHATLQPTRALLVQEAERAGERDVDVRTVLVDGAWERFEAGDHDGYLERIAAAADAVTDADVIVLAQVSMAGAAARTTTRIPVLSSPRPGLDAARAAAAR, from the coding sequence ATGAGCCTCGCACTCCTGCACACCTCCCCGGCCCACGTCCCCGTGTTCGACGCCCTGCGCGACGCCCACCACCCGGGGCTCGTCCTGCGCCACCTCGTGCACAAGGACCTCCTCGACCGGGCGGGGGAGTCCGGGCCGGAAACGGTGGCGGCCGACGTCGAGGCGCTGGTCGCCGACGCCGTCGCCGAGGGGGCCGCGGCCGTGCTCTGCACCTGTTCGACGCTCGGCGGGGTCGCCGAGTCCGTCGGTGTCCGGCTCGGCGTCCCGGTCCTGCGCGTCGACCGGCCGATGGCGGCCGCGGCGGTCCGTGCCGGACGGGTCACGGTCCTGGCGGCCCACCACGCCACCCTTCAGCCGACCCGCGCCCTGCTCGTCCAGGAGGCCGAGCGGGCGGGGGAGCGGGACGTGGACGTGCGCACCGTCCTGGTCGACGGGGCGTGGGAGCGCTTCGAGGCCGGGGACCACGACGGCTACCTGGAGCGGATCGCGGCCGCCGCCGACGCCGTGACGGACGCCGACGTCATCGTGCTGGCCCAGGTCTCCATGGCGGGCGCGGCAGCCCGTACGACCACCCGGATCCCCGTCCTGTCCAGCCCGCGGCCGGGTCTGGACGCCGCGAGGGCCGCGGCCGCACGCTGA
- a CDS encoding N-acetyltransferase produces the protein MAEQSGQTGPDIRDDRAAGRLLASVDGEAAGVIDYFVMDGTPAALVAVHTVVEPGHEGKGIGGALVREFYALAARDGVPVVPLCPYAAKWASRHPDKAPEAPAELVERAKEQLASHPELY, from the coding sequence ATGGCAGAGCAGAGCGGACAGACCGGGCCCGATATCCGTGACGACCGGGCGGCGGGCAGGCTGCTCGCGTCCGTGGACGGCGAAGCGGCCGGCGTCATCGACTACTTCGTGATGGACGGGACGCCCGCCGCGCTCGTCGCCGTGCACACCGTCGTCGAGCCGGGACACGAGGGCAAGGGCATCGGCGGCGCCCTGGTCAGGGAGTTCTACGCCCTCGCGGCCCGGGACGGCGTGCCCGTCGTCCCGCTCTGCCCGTACGCCGCGAAGTGGGCGTCGCGCCACCCCGACAAGGCACCCGAGGCCCCGGCGGAACTGGTCGAGCGGGCGAAGGAGCAGCTCGCCTCCCACCCCGAGCTCTACTGA
- a CDS encoding aspartate 1-decarboxylase, with the protein MLRTMFKSKIHRATVTQADLHYVGSVTVDAALMEAADLLPGELVHIVDIDNGARLETYVIEGERGSGVIGINGAAAHLVHPGDLVILISYAQVDDAEARGLVPRIVHVDAGNRIVELGADASAPVPGTDTERSPHAVPAAR; encoded by the coding sequence ATGTTGCGCACCATGTTCAAGTCCAAGATCCACCGTGCCACCGTGACCCAGGCCGACCTGCACTACGTCGGGTCCGTCACGGTCGACGCCGCGCTGATGGAGGCCGCCGACCTGCTGCCCGGCGAGCTCGTCCACATCGTCGACATCGACAACGGCGCCCGCCTGGAGACGTACGTCATCGAGGGCGAGCGCGGCTCCGGCGTCATCGGGATCAACGGCGCCGCCGCCCACCTCGTGCACCCCGGGGACCTGGTCATCCTGATCAGCTACGCGCAGGTCGACGACGCCGAGGCGCGCGGGCTGGTTCCGCGTATCGTCCATGTCGACGCGGGCAACCGGATCGTCGAGCTCGGTGCCGACGCCTCCGCGCCCGTGCCGGGGACCGACACCGAGCGCAGTCCGCACGCCGTACCCGCGGCGCGCTGA
- a CDS encoding chloride channel protein: MTAPRRPAEAESKDPAAAADPLTVVRSRGYVVLLLIAAVLGVPISAAAFGFLALVNKLQTLTYTDLPKALGFHDTPSWWPVPLLAVAGLLVGPIIRYLPGGGGHEPAHGFVASGPTPTVNVPGVALAAVASLGLGAVIGPEAPLIALGSGLAVAALRLVRKPFPKQATALVGASGSFAAISTLLGSPLLGAFLLMEMTGVAGLMLGVVLVPGLLASGIGALIFTGLGSWTGLGTYSLTLPDVPHASAPDAAGFGWALLIGVAAALLGVGIRWLALLLLGLVTPRRLPATVLAGVVVGLIAFGYAEWTGHAASGVLYSGQSALGPLLATSAQYSAGTLVVLTVCKAVAYCVSMSAFRGGPVFPAMFVGAAGGIALSHLPGLGVTAGIAMGVGAMTAAMLKFPMVSVLLATLLLGKDGLTVMPLVIVAVVVSYVLTLRLTPQPAAAPATGQEASPSPGG; encoded by the coding sequence GTGACCGCCCCCAGGCGTCCGGCCGAGGCCGAAAGCAAGGACCCGGCAGCCGCCGCGGACCCGCTCACGGTCGTCCGCAGCCGCGGGTACGTGGTGCTGCTCCTGATCGCCGCGGTGCTGGGCGTCCCGATCTCGGCGGCGGCCTTCGGCTTTCTCGCACTGGTCAACAAGCTCCAGACACTGACCTACACGGACCTGCCCAAGGCTCTGGGCTTCCACGACACGCCGAGCTGGTGGCCGGTGCCGCTGCTCGCCGTGGCCGGGCTCCTCGTCGGCCCGATCATCCGGTATCTCCCCGGCGGCGGCGGACACGAACCGGCCCACGGATTCGTTGCGTCCGGTCCCACCCCGACGGTCAATGTGCCCGGCGTGGCGCTTGCCGCGGTGGCCTCCCTGGGCCTCGGAGCGGTCATCGGGCCGGAGGCCCCGCTCATCGCCCTGGGCAGCGGGCTGGCCGTGGCCGCCCTTCGGCTGGTGCGGAAACCGTTCCCGAAGCAGGCGACCGCTCTCGTGGGAGCGTCCGGGAGCTTCGCCGCGATCAGCACCCTGCTCGGCTCGCCGCTGCTCGGAGCGTTCCTGCTCATGGAGATGACCGGCGTGGCGGGGCTGATGCTCGGTGTGGTCCTGGTACCGGGACTGCTCGCCTCCGGCATCGGCGCGCTCATCTTCACGGGCCTGGGCTCCTGGACGGGGTTGGGCACCTACTCCCTGACCCTGCCGGACGTCCCGCACGCCTCCGCACCGGATGCTGCCGGGTTCGGCTGGGCTCTGCTGATCGGGGTGGCAGCCGCTCTGCTCGGCGTCGGAATCCGGTGGCTCGCCCTCCTCCTGCTGGGACTCGTCACCCCGCGCCGGCTGCCGGCCACCGTGCTCGCCGGCGTCGTGGTCGGTCTGATCGCCTTCGGCTACGCCGAGTGGACCGGCCACGCGGCATCGGGAGTCCTGTACTCGGGGCAGAGCGCACTCGGCCCCCTCCTCGCCACGAGCGCGCAGTATTCGGCAGGCACCCTCGTGGTGCTCACCGTGTGCAAGGCGGTGGCGTATTGCGTCTCCATGTCTGCCTTCCGAGGCGGCCCGGTGTTCCCCGCCATGTTCGTCGGCGCCGCCGGTGGCATCGCGCTCTCCCATCTGCCCGGGCTCGGTGTGACCGCCGGGATCGCGATGGGGGTGGGTGCGATGACCGCCGCGATGCTCAAGTTCCCCATGGTCTCCGTGTTGCTGGCCACCCTGCTCCTGGGCAAGGACGGGCTCACTGTCATGCCGCTGGTGATCGTGGCGGTCGTGGTCTCCTACGTCCTCACACTCAGGCTGACCCCACAACCGGCAGCCGCGCCCGCCACCGGGCAGGAGGCATCCCCATCGCCGGGCGGGTGA
- a CDS encoding glycoside hydrolase family 15 protein has protein sequence MDEYPLIENHGLIGDLQTAALVSTDATIDWFCCPRFDSPSVFGALLDRQRGGHFTVRPAADTYTTKQLYHPDTAVLVTRFMTEAGAGEVVDFMPVTGTTATDRHRLVRMLRCVRGSMTFEGEIAPRFDYGRQPHELHITEHGALFTSQDLNLAVHVVREPQDERLLNILSGDNDLRFSLDLQAGQQRGLVMESAPGGPPHEVGGAEFEQLFDGTVQFWRSWLSQSTYTGRWREAVERSAVTLKLMTYAPTGALVAAPTTALPEQLGGERNWDYRFTWIRDASFSVYALLGMGFKEEAAAFNSWLHDRVKEEAGQGDGAGPLNIMYRVDGSSDMVEETLEHWEGYCGSAPVRIGNGAATQRQLDIYGEALDSIYFAHQHGMHLDHRGWTALHTLLDWLVDHWDQPGEGLWETRGGRKDFTYGRVMSWVAFDRAIRIAYDDGRPAARGRWVDARDKIYAQVLSRGWDPKRQAFVQHYGDDVLDSSLLRMPTVGFITPDDPMWKSTLDAMEHELVSDSLVYRYNPEASPDGLRGSEGTFSLCTFMYVDALARAGRVDQARLVLEKMLTYANHLGLYSEEIGLTGRQLGNFPQAFTHLALIDAAITLDAKLDRA, from the coding sequence ATGGATGAATACCCCCTGATCGAGAACCATGGTCTGATCGGTGATCTGCAGACCGCGGCTCTCGTCTCCACCGATGCGACGATCGACTGGTTCTGCTGTCCGCGCTTCGATTCCCCCAGCGTCTTCGGTGCTCTCCTCGACCGACAGCGGGGCGGACACTTCACCGTCAGGCCGGCCGCGGACACCTACACCACCAAACAGCTCTACCACCCGGACACCGCCGTGCTGGTGACGCGGTTCATGACCGAGGCCGGAGCAGGTGAGGTGGTCGACTTCATGCCGGTGACCGGCACGACGGCGACCGACCGGCACCGGCTGGTGCGGATGCTGCGCTGTGTCCGGGGCAGCATGACCTTCGAGGGGGAGATCGCCCCCCGCTTCGACTACGGCCGCCAGCCGCACGAGTTGCACATCACGGAGCACGGGGCCCTGTTCACCTCGCAGGACCTGAACCTCGCCGTGCATGTCGTCCGTGAGCCGCAGGACGAGCGGCTGCTGAACATCCTCTCGGGCGACAACGACCTGCGCTTCAGTCTGGACCTGCAAGCGGGACAACAGCGTGGCCTGGTCATGGAGTCGGCCCCCGGCGGGCCGCCGCACGAAGTCGGCGGCGCGGAGTTCGAGCAGCTTTTCGACGGGACGGTCCAGTTCTGGCGCTCGTGGCTCAGCCAGTCGACCTACACAGGCCGTTGGCGGGAAGCAGTCGAGCGTTCAGCCGTGACCCTGAAGCTCATGACCTACGCGCCGACCGGCGCCCTGGTCGCCGCCCCGACCACGGCTCTGCCGGAGCAGCTGGGGGGAGAGCGTAACTGGGACTACCGGTTCACCTGGATCCGTGACGCGTCCTTCTCGGTGTACGCCCTGCTGGGCATGGGTTTCAAGGAAGAGGCGGCGGCGTTCAACAGCTGGTTGCACGATCGCGTGAAGGAAGAGGCCGGCCAAGGGGACGGGGCCGGGCCGCTGAACATCATGTACCGCGTCGACGGCTCGTCCGACATGGTCGAGGAGACCCTGGAGCACTGGGAGGGGTACTGCGGCTCCGCCCCGGTCCGCATCGGCAACGGAGCGGCGACCCAGCGGCAACTGGACATCTACGGTGAGGCGCTCGACAGCATCTACTTCGCGCACCAGCACGGCATGCACCTCGACCACCGGGGCTGGACCGCGCTGCACACGCTTCTCGACTGGCTGGTCGACCACTGGGACCAGCCAGGAGAAGGGCTCTGGGAGACCCGTGGCGGCCGCAAGGACTTCACCTACGGCCGCGTGATGTCCTGGGTCGCCTTCGACCGCGCCATTCGGATCGCCTACGACGACGGCCGCCCCGCCGCCCGCGGCCGCTGGGTGGACGCGCGGGACAAGATCTACGCGCAGGTGCTCAGCCGGGGCTGGGACCCGAAGAGGCAGGCCTTCGTGCAGCATTACGGCGACGACGTGCTCGACTCGTCGCTGCTGCGGATGCCGACGGTCGGCTTCATCACGCCCGATGACCCGATGTGGAAGTCCACCCTGGACGCGATGGAGCACGAGCTGGTCAGCGACAGCCTGGTCTACCGCTACAACCCCGAGGCGTCACCCGACGGGTTGCGGGGTTCCGAGGGCACCTTCTCGCTGTGTACGTTCATGTACGTCGACGCCCTGGCGCGGGCCGGACGCGTCGATCAGGCCCGGCTGGTACTGGAGAAGATGCTCACCTACGCCAACCACCTGGGCCTGTACTCCGAGGAGATCGGCCTGACGGGGCGGCAGCTGGGCAACTTCCCGCAGGCCTTCACGCACTTGGCCCTGATCGACGCGGCGATCACCCTGGACGCGAAACTCGACCGGGCGTGA